From the Clarias gariepinus isolate MV-2021 ecotype Netherlands chromosome 3, CGAR_prim_01v2, whole genome shotgun sequence genome, one window contains:
- the LOC128518882 gene encoding uncharacterized protein LOC128518882: MKFLFVLLILNKGLLYIVQPHPHDNVFWRFANWTAKQYTNESCYVCQHFPSAVGQTSLRPLPGNESALLVAARVCISSYCRNGTQYINSNLTHSLFLNQTGSDWWCRLMHYDHNFSNPCDYSLTALDISLLRFSTRKRALVTAFQVFTLPNFKYPYCFIGNGSVFLGNMHLDMCSEAYFPYSPDRSCPEGNCSVIHPGPRGTINHYSDWYWVCDKAVYIFLPANWAGICAPSQFRGSFTLVTRNPRGTQHHARLKRDSDPFPPPDHQLQIKAVKFWHAFFPQYGVTQLWNQIEVTHYRLATFVNATNIAVEGIKGELTALRLTTVQNRMALDLILAEKGGVCAMVGDSCCTYIPANDDEHGKISTALEKMREVASQLKDDEKGQVGWGVWYTLFGQWAPYLSLVVPVLFILLLLCLLGTCIFRCVQNLLYKYVSGYVPAPRPMTYYPPATS; the protein is encoded by the coding sequence ATGAAGTTTCTTTTTGTCCTCCTAATCTTGAACAAGGGATTGTTGTACATAGTGCAACCTCATCCACATGATAATGTTTTTTGGAGATTCGCTAATTGGACCGCTAAGCAATATACCAATGAGTCTTGTTATGTGTGCCAACATTTCCCTTCCGCTGTAGGACAGACGTCACTGAGACCCCTACCTGGTAATGAATCAGCTCTCTTAGTAGCTGCACGAGTTTGTATTAGTTCCTACTGTCGAAATGGTACTCAGTATATTAACTCTAACCTGACACATAGCTTATTTTTGAATCAAACAGGGTCTGACTGGTGGTGCAGACTGATGCACTACGATCATAATTTCTCAAACCCTTGTGACTATTCACTTACTGCTTTAGATATTAGCCTCCTCCGCTTCAGCACGAGGAAAAGAGCTCTCGTCACTGCTTTCCAGGTCTTCACTTTGCCCAATTTTAAATATCCTTATTGCTTTATAGGAAATGGCTCTGTATTTCTTGGAAACATGCATCTAGATATGTGTAGTGAAGCATATTTTCCCTATTCTCCAGATCGTTCTTGTCCTGAAGGTAATTGCTCAGTAATCCACCCTGGCCCCCGTGGGACCATTAATCACTATTCAGATTGGTATTGGGTTTGTGATAAGGCTGTTTACATTTTCCTCCCTGCTAACTGGGCTGGAATTTGTGCCCCTTCTCAATTTAGAGGCTCTTTTACACTGGTCACACGAAACCCTCGTGGAACCCAACATCATGCTCGCCTTAAGCGAGATAGTGATCCATTCCCTCCCCCTGATCATCAGTTACAGATTAAGGCAGTTAAATTTTGGcatgctttttttcctcaataTGGTGTGACTCAGTTATGGAATCAGATTGAGGTAACACATTACAGGTTAGCTACTTTTGTTAATGCCACTAATATTGCTGTAGAAGGTATTAAAGGGGAATTAACTGCTCTTCGACTGACCACGGTACAGAATAGAATGGCCCTTGATTTAATCCTCGCAGAGAAGGGGGGTGTTTGTGCTATGGTAGGTGATAGTTGTTGTACATACATTCCAGCTAATGATGATGAACATGGAAAAATTTCTACTGCTTTGGAAAAGATGCGCGAGGTTGCTTCTCAGTTAAAGGATGATGAAAAGGGTCAAGTAGGTTGGGGAGTTTGGTATACTTTGTTTGGTCAATGGGCTCCTTATCTCTCCCTTGTCGTAccggttttgtttattttattgttgttatgtCTTTTAGGTACATGTATTTTTCGCTGTGTGCAAAATCTTTTGTACAAGTATGTTTCAGGTTATGTTCCTGCGCCGCGTCCGATGACCTATTATCCGCCAGCGACTTCTtga